The Croceibacterium sp. TMG7-5b_MA50 genome segment AGCAGGTCGTCGGCGATCTGGAACGCGAGGCCGATGTCGCGGGCATAGGCCCGCAGCAATCCCCTGCCCTCCTCCGGCACATGACCGAGGATGGCGCCCATCTCCACCGCCGCGCCCAGCAGGGCGCCGGTCTTCAGCTCCTGCAGCCGGATCACGGTATGGAGGTCGAACTCCGCCTCCTCCGCCGCGATGTCCATCATCTGCCCGCCGGCCATGCCGTCATGCCCGCTGGCTGTGGCCAGGCAGCGGACGAGATCGACCCGCACGAACGGATCGCCGCTGGTGGCGGGATCGGCCAGGATCTCGAACGCCAGTGCGTGCAGCGAATCACCCGCGAGCACGGCCACAGCCTCGCCAAAGGCCACATGGGTGCTTGGCTTGCCATGGCGCATGGCGTCGTCGTCCATGCACGGCAGATCGTCATGCACCAGAGAATACGCATGGATCGCCTCGATTGCGCAGGCGGCGCGGACCGCGGCCGCGCGATCCACGTTGTGCATCTCGGCCACGGTCACCAGCAACAGCGGACGCACCCGCTTGCCACCGCCGATCACCGCATGACGCATCGCCTGCACCAGCCGCGCACGCGGATCGTCGGGCACGGGCAGGAAGCTGTCGAACGCTTCATCGACCTCCGCCTGGATGCGGGCGAGGCCGCGCGGCAGGACATCGGTATCGAGCAGGGGCAAGCCCATCGCGGCCAGGCTCACTCGCCGGGGAACGGCTGGGTGCCGGCGACACGGCCGTCCGGACCCGCGACGATGCTTTCAATCCGGGCCTGCGCCTGGTCCAGCCGGGCCTGGCAATGCAGCCGCAGCTTTTCACCCTGCTCGTACAGAGAGATCGACTCTTCCAGCGGCACGTCCCCTCCCTCCAGCCGACGCACCACGTCTTCCAGCGCGCGCAGCGCGTCCTCGAAGCTCAGTTCGGCCAGCGGCGGGGTATCAGTAGCGGCATCCATCACAACGCAGCTTTGACGGAGCACCTATGGGCGGTCAACCTCTAGCACTCCGGCATCAGCAAAGCTAAGGCGCGGCCCCATGTCCCAGATCACCCCTGCTGTCGTCGAGGCACATGGCCTCAGCCCCGAGGAATATGACCGCGTTCTCCACGCGCTCGGCCGCGAGCCGAACCTGGTCGAACTCGGCATCTTCTCCGTCATGTGGTCCGAACATTGCAGCTACAAGTCGAGCCGGCTGCACCTTAAGACATTGCCGACGCAAGCCCCGTGGGTGATCTGCGGCCCGGGCGAGAATGCCGGCGTGATCGACATCGGCGACGGACCCGATGGCACCAGGCTGGCCGCCATCTTCAAGATGGAGAGCCACAACCACCCCAGCTACATCGAACCGTACCAGGGTGCGGCGACGGGTGTGGGCGGCATCCTGCGCGACGTGTTCACCATGGGCGCACGGCCGGTGGCGAACATGAACGCGCTGCGGTTCGGCCGCCCCGACCATCCCAAGATGAAGCACCTGGTCAAGGGCGTGGTCGCGGGGATCGGCGGCTATGGCAATTGCGTGGGCGTGCCGACCGTCGGCGGGGAGACGAATTTCCACCCGGCATATGATGGCAACATCCTGGTCAACGCGATGACGGTGGGCGTCGCGGACCAGAGCCGGATCTTCTATTCCGCTGCGACCGGCGTGGGCAATCCGATCGTGTATGTCGGCAGCAAGACCGGGCGCGACGGCATCCACGGCGCCACCATGGCGTCGGCCGATTTCGGCGAGGACAGCGATGCCAAGCGCCCGACGGTGCAGGTGGGCGACCCGTTCACCGAAAAGCTTCTGATCGAGGCTTGTCTTGAACTGATGGCCACCGACGCGATCGTGGCCATCCAGGACATGGGCGCGGCCGGCCTCACCTCGTCCAGCGTGGAAATGGCGAGCAAGGGCGGCGCCGGCATCCGGCTGGACATGAACAAGGTGCCCTGCCGCGAAGAAGGCATGACGCCGTACGAGATGATGCTGAGCGAAAGCCAGGAGCGGATGCTCATGGTGCTGCAGCCCGGCAAGGAGCCGATGGCGGAAGCGATCTTCCGCAAGTGGGAGCTCGACTTCGCGGTGATCGGCGAAGTCACCGACACCGGCCACATGGTGCTCGAATTTGATGGCGAGGTGGTGTGCGACATCCCGCTCGCACCGCTCGCGGACGAGGCGCCGCTGTACGATCGTCCATCTGCTGAACTCGCCAAGCCTGCCCCTCTGGCCGACGCGCCCGATTGCGACGATCCTGGCGCCGACCTGCTGCGCCTGATGGGTGGCGCTGACCTCGCCAGCCGCAAGTGGATTTGGGAGCAGTACGACCACATGGTCGGCGCGGACACGGTGGCCGGTCCGGGCGGCGATGCGGCGCTGGTGCGGGTGCATGGCACGGCCAAGGCCCTCGCGCTGACGACCGACTGCACGCCTCGGTATTGCTTCGCCGACCCGTATGAAGGCGGCAAGCAGGCGGTGGCGGAGGCCTATCGCAACATCAGCGCCACCGGGGCCACCCCGCTTGCGATCACCAATTGCCTGAACTTCGCCAATCCGCAGCGGCCGGAGATCATGGCGCAGCTGACCGGCTGCATCTCCGGCATGGGCCAGGCCTGCCGTGTGCTCGACTTCCCGGTGGTGAGCGGCAACGTGTCGCTCTACAACGAGAGCAAGGCGACAGGTGGCGGCAGCGCCATCCTGCCGACACCCGCGATCGGCGGCGTCGGGCTGCTGGAGAATTACGAGCGCCGTGCATCCATCGCCTTCAAGGCACCGGGAGAGGCGATCTACCTCTTCGGGGCGGAATTCTGGGCGACGCCGAACCACGCTCGCGGCCATCTCGGCCAGTCGCTGTGGCTGCGGGAGCTGCACGGGCGGGAGGACGGCCCTGCCCCGCACGTCGACCTGACGCTGGAGAAGAACCAGGGCGAGTTCATCCGCGAACTGATCGCCGCCGGGCTGGTCAGCGCCGTTCACGACGTTGCCGATGGCGGGCTCGCCGTGGCACTCGCTGAGATGGCGCTGGCGGGTGACATGGGTGCGGATGTGCAGCAGCACCCCTCCTACACCGCTGCGGGCTGGTGGTTTGGTGAGGATCAGGGCCGCTACGTCGTCACGGTGCCCGACATGGACGCGTTCCAGCGGCAAATTGCCAAGGGCACGCGCAATGCCGACACCGCAAGCGCGGGTTTGGTTCGCATCGGCACGACCGGCGGCACCAACCTGCTTGGCATCGAGCTGTCGGCCCTTCGTTCCGCACACGAGGCCTTCTTCCGCGACTGGATGGAGGACTGACCCTGCCCGGCGCAGGCGTAGTCCTCCATCATCGTGTCATCAGCGCAGCGCGAAGCCGACACCGACCGCTGCGCCGGCCTGTCCCCGGCTTGTATAGGTCGCGGCCATGTTGATCCGGCGGCGTTCGGTACGGTGTGACAGGCCCAGAGCCATGGCGCTCTCACCCTGCCACAGACCTGCCCCGCCACCGATCGTCAGCTCGCCCTCGATCGACGGGATCTGTGCCATCGCCATGGCAGCCGCCGTACCCGCCTCCGCATCGCGGCGCAGATCATCCAGGTCGAAGGCGAATTCCTGCAGGCGCATGTCGGTGTAGGCGGCGGAGGTCGCCACCGACAGGTTCATGGCATTGCCGAGTTGCCCCACATTGACCGCATCGGTCAGCTCCACCCCGGCAGCGACGTTGCGCAACGTCACGGGGGCAGACGGCGGGAAATCGCCGGGATGGGTGAAGGTGACGACGTTGGCAGCGCTGTCATACTGGACCGCATTGCGCACGGCGCCGGCAGCACTCTGCGCGCTCGCTGCCGCAGCCGCGACAGCAACGTTGGTCGCGGCTAGCTGGCGGCCATTCACCGCCTGGGTCGAACCCGCGTCCACCGCGCCGTCCGCGACATTGGCCAGCGTCACGGGCGCACCAGCCGTTCCCCCGGCGAGTGTCACCGTGTCGCTTCGGTCGCCGGCTTCGGTCCGATCGTACTGCAACGAGTTGCCGGCGGTAGCGGCGACCGCCGCAAGCTGTCCGCCGTTCACCGCGTCAGTGGATCCGGCGGCCACCGATCCCGCGGCGACATTGTGCAACCCGACCGGCGTGCCGGCGCTCGCCCCCACCAGGGTCACATCGCTGCTCGGCACTCCCCCGTTGGAGACCGTCGGCGTGGCCGCATCGGCGTAGCGGACCGGCCCTGCGTTGGCATTGCCAGCCCCCGCCGCCAGCGCAGCGATGGCGACGGTGTTCGCCGCGACCTGCGCGTTAGTGGCGGCAAGCTGGCTGCCGTTCACGGCGTCGGTCGACCCCGCCGTCACGCTACCGGCGGCCAGGTTGCTGACCACGGTACCTGCGGCGCCCGCAAGAGTGGCCCGTTCGCGCAGCGCGCCGTCGTAAGTGATGCCTGTCGACGTCGCAGAGCCGACCTGCGCCGACAAGGCAGACAGCGCCTGACCCACATCCGTGAAGGTGGCGCCATTCAGGCTGTAGGACGGGCCGGTCAGTTCACCGGTGGTGCTGTTGTGGCTCGCGCCACCGCCCAGCGACATCGCCATTGCGGTACCCAGGTTCGCCGTCGCGCCGCGCAGCTGGGCAAGGTTCACGGCATCGGTTGCAACACTCCCCGCGGCGACACCGGTGATCTGCCGCTCGCCCAAGGGGAAGCTGCCGGGATTACCCGGATCGTCCAGCGTACGGGCGACCGCGATCTCCCCGGCGGAGGTCTGCGCGCCCGCCAATCCGAAAGCGGTGTAGCCGACCTGCGCACCTCGCGCCGCCAGCGCGCTCGCCCCCAGCGCAACGCTGCCGTCCACCAACACCTGCGATCCAATGCCCAGGGCCACGGCGCCGAAGCTGTTCGCCTGCGCGGCGGCGCCCAGCGCCACGGCGGCGATACCCGCGCTGGCACGTTCGCCCACTGCGGTGGCGAAAGCGGCAGCCTCGGCCGCAGTGCCAAGTGCCGTCGCCTTCTCTCCATCCGCGCTGGAGCCATTGCCGACGGCAAGTGTGTTGAGGCCGATCGCACGCGCCTCGTTGCCCACCGCCATGGCATACACCCCGTCGGTCCAGACATTGCTGCCGATGGCCATCGCCTCGTCACCATACGCATTGTTGTTGTAGCCCAGCGCGAGGGCGTGCAGCCCGCTGACCGTGTGCCTGTCGCCGATGGCGATCGCGTTCTGTCCGCCGACCGTGTTGAAGCTGCCGATCGCGATGGTTCCGATCCCGCTCGCCCGATTACGCTGTCCGATGCCGACCGAGCCGTCGCCTGCCACGATGTTCGTGTCGCCCAGGGCCAGCGCACCCGTCCCGGTCGCTTCATTGTCCCGGCCCATGGCAACTGCGCCATCGCCCATGGCGATGTTCGGGTCGCCGATCGCGACGGCACCGTCGCCCGCTGCACGGTTGAGATAGCCGATCACCACCGCCTTGCCGCTCTCCGCGACCGAGCCATCGCCGATCGCCACCGAGCCGTGGCTCCACGCCTCGGCCCCGCGGCCGACTGCCAGCGCACCCTCGGCCGCGGCGATCGCATGGGGGCCGATCGCCGTCGAATCACTCGCCAGAGCCTGTGAGTCGGCACCGACCGAGTTCGTGTTGAAGTAAGGATTGTCCTTGGCGACACCGCCCACCGTCAGGTTGCTCATGGACGTTTCGATCGCATTCACGACCGCCTGCACGTCGTCGAAGGATCGCCCATTGTACAGCAGTCCCCCGGCGAAGCTGCCACTGGTGGGATCGAAGGTACTCAGGGGGCTGAACAGCCCGGCGACCTGCCCTGCCAGGTTGAACATCTGTCCGCCATTCACCGCCTCGGTCGACCCGCCAAGCACGGCACCGGGTCTGATGTTGGCGATAACCGTGCCGGTGGCTCCGGCCAGGATCAGTCGATCGTGCGAACCGGCGTCATACTGAACGGCGACATTCGACAACGCGACCAGAGCGTCGCCTATGCTCGTGATCCGGTCGGCATGGATGGTCAGAGCCGCAGTGTTCCCGGCAACCCGGGGGTCGAGCGTAGCCAGCGCAGCCTGATGGGCGCTGACACGACCATCCAGCAAGGTGATGCTCGCGCTGTTGGCGGCAAGGCCAGCGTTGGTGACGAACAATTGCGCGCCCGTCACCGCACCGGTCGAATTGTCAGCTATCTCGGCGGCAGCCAGATTGTGCAGCGCCACTGGCCCACTGCCAGCACCTACCAGCGCCAGGTGCTGGGTCCGCGCACCGCCATTCGGCACAATCGGCGATCCTGGATCAGCGTAGCGTACGGGTCCCACTCCGCCGTTGGAGACCCGCAATGTCAATTCGTCGACCGCGTTGTTGGTGGCAAACAGCTGGCCGCCGTTCACTGCGTCGGTAGAGCCGGCGGCAAGAGCGCCAGCGGCAAGATTTGTGATCTGCGTGCCCTGCGCCCCCGCCAGCGTCGCCGTGTTCCGAGCCACACCATCATAGCGTAGCGCGACCGCATCGAGCGTCGCGAGTGCCGCGTTGCCGCCGGCGATCGCATCGGTGTTGTCGGCGACCTGCGCGTCGAGTGCATCGATGTCATGCGCCTGCGCGACCACGCGCACATCCAGGTCCGACAATGCCAGGCTGGTTGCGGTCATCCGCGTATCGAGCCCGTCGACGGCGGCAGCGTTCGCAGCAATAGCCTGATCCGTCGCAAACAATTGCGAGCCGTTGACCGCGTCACTCGAACCGGCTGCGACACTGCCGCTGGCGAGATTGGTGATCCGCGTCCCGCCGGTGCCGTACAGCGCGATCAGGTCCCGCTCGGCTCCGGCGTACCGAACGGCAACAGCATCTAGCGCCACGACCTGATCGCGAACACCTGCCACCTGTCCCACCGTCGCGGCGTCGCTGGCAGCGCTGCCAGCGGCCACGTTCGTGATCTGGCGCAACGCACCGGCAGCACCGACGGAGACCTCGCCAATGGAGAGCTGCGGCCCTGCCAGGCCTAGCGCTGCATAGCTGCCGGTCGCGCCACGGAGTGCCTGCGATCCGGCGCCAAGCGCGATGCTGTTGGCGGCCGTGGCCTGAGCATTCGCCCCGAGCGCGATGCTGGCAATCGCGCCGTTCGTTGCCTGCGCATTGTTGCCCAGGGCGATCGCATCAAGATGGTGCGCTCGCGACGGTGTCATTCCCGTGGCGCCAAGGCCACTGATGCGGTTGCCGCCGATGGCAATGCCCGCCGCCTCATCCAGCGTGATGCTGTCCGATGTTGCGACGCATTGGTCCGACGGCCCGACGATAGTGCCGTCACTGCCCAACACCTGCAGCGTGACTGGCTGTCCCGCCGCTGCGCTGGTCAGCAGGCCAGTGACGTTGAGGTTCGGCCGCAGGCCCAGCAAAGGACCGACCAGCGGCAAGGCGCCAACCACATTCAGAAGGCTGTTTACCGATGCTTCAAGTGGATTGGCGACGCCAGTGATCACGGGCGCGACGATGTTGGTCACGGCCGACGCAGGCAGGCTTACGCCGGCACAGGCGCTTACCAGACGATCGCCTGATTGCGCCCCGGATTGCGCCATTGCCGCCGGCGAGCCCAGCAGGGCAAGGCACGCTACTCCACTGCACGGGAACCCTATTGCACGGAAAGCGTTACGACGCAGGCTGTTGGTCAAATTCCCCTCCGATGACCATGAATGTTGGTTCATCACGGGTATAAGACGGCGATGAAGGCGTTCTTGCGCCGCACCACCCGTGAAAATTACAGATTTCATGGACTTTTTGCGTCCAAACCGGTTGGTCGGATGGCCTCAACCCCAGCGTCGGACTAATTCAGCGTTAACCCAAGCGATAAACTCCATAATTAACGTGATTGTTCGCGCCATGGTATGCGATCGCACATTGTCCATCTGGAACAATCTGTTAGGCCGGCGTCTTGAGGCCAACGGGGAATGAAGTGGCGGTAACAGTTCAGGGTGCGGTGCATGTGAGTTCCGCTGAATTCGTTCGCCATTTCGGCGGCTGGCAGGATCGGGTAAGCAGAAGTCCCATCGTCGTGACCCATCATGGGCGAGAGCGGCTGGTGGTGCTTTCGCCTGAACACTTCGCGCAGCTTGCGTTTGACGACGCGTCGCCGGAGCGGACGCCTTCAGGGTTCGTGGCACCTGCCGAACGCGGCGCCATGGAGATCGTGGCGGACAATCTCGAAGAATGCTTCTTGGCATTCGATCACGATCTGCGGGTCGTGCACGTCAATGCCATGGCCTGTTCTTACCTCAGGATGGGTCGTCATCAGCTGGAAGGGCGGGCGCTGGAGGAAACCGTGCCGCAATCCAGCGGATCGCTGGCGTGCATCAGCGTCGCCCGGGCGTTGGAAACCGGTCAGCCAGCGCAGTTGGAGGTTGAATCCCTGCTGTATCGCGGTCGGTGGCTGCGGGTGAAGACCTTCCCCTTCCCGACCGGGTCCGCCTGCCTGTTCCGTGACGTCACGGACGAGGTGGAGAGGCGCGATGCCATCGATGTTCAGCAAGCGACGCGGCAAGCGCTGCTGGCGCACGGCCTGGTCGGGCGATGCGTGCTGAGTGCGAGAGCGACCTTCCGGGAGGTCGATGCCGCTTTTGCCGCTCTGGTCGGCCTGGAACCGGCGGGTCTGCTGCGTGCGCCCTTCCGCGACATCTTCCCGATGGATTGCCGCGCCGTCGTACGGGAAAATGTGGAAGCCGTGCTGGAGGAAGGGGAGCCGTGCACGTTCGAAACCCGCATGCTGCATCGCGGACATGCGGGCCCCGAAGTCAGGCTCAGCCTGGCGCCGCTTGCAGGCATCGGGGACCGCGGCGTAGTGGTGATTGCCACCCGCCGGTAAACGAAGCCCGCGGCATGCCAGCAGCGCGCTTCACACGCGATGCCGCCCGTGGCACCCACCGCGGCATGGCGGGCAACAACGTGACCACCTCTGCTTCGGAACGGCTCCTGCCGCTCGACATCATGCGCGGGCTGGCGGTGCTCGGGATCTTTTCGGTCAACATCGTCGGCATGGCGATGATCGAGGAGGCG includes the following:
- a CDS encoding polyprenyl synthetase family protein — translated: MGLPLLDTDVLPRGLARIQAEVDEAFDSFLPVPDDPRARLVQAMRHAVIGGGKRVRPLLLVTVAEMHNVDRAAAVRAACAIEAIHAYSLVHDDLPCMDDDAMRHGKPSTHVAFGEAVAVLAGDSLHALAFEILADPATSGDPFVRVDLVRCLATASGHDGMAGGQMMDIAAEEAEFDLHTVIRLQELKTGALLGAAVEMGAILGHVPEEGRGLLRAYARDIGLAFQIADDLLDHEGDEALAGKALRKDADAGKATFVSLMGAEAARTQARALSEQAIGHLAQHGPEADLLRALARYVVERDR
- a CDS encoding exodeoxyribonuclease VII small subunit, which codes for MDAATDTPPLAELSFEDALRALEDVVRRLEGGDVPLEESISLYEQGEKLRLHCQARLDQAQARIESIVAGPDGRVAGTQPFPGE
- the purL gene encoding phosphoribosylformylglycinamidine synthase subunit PurL → MSQITPAVVEAHGLSPEEYDRVLHALGREPNLVELGIFSVMWSEHCSYKSSRLHLKTLPTQAPWVICGPGENAGVIDIGDGPDGTRLAAIFKMESHNHPSYIEPYQGAATGVGGILRDVFTMGARPVANMNALRFGRPDHPKMKHLVKGVVAGIGGYGNCVGVPTVGGETNFHPAYDGNILVNAMTVGVADQSRIFYSAATGVGNPIVYVGSKTGRDGIHGATMASADFGEDSDAKRPTVQVGDPFTEKLLIEACLELMATDAIVAIQDMGAAGLTSSSVEMASKGGAGIRLDMNKVPCREEGMTPYEMMLSESQERMLMVLQPGKEPMAEAIFRKWELDFAVIGEVTDTGHMVLEFDGEVVCDIPLAPLADEAPLYDRPSAELAKPAPLADAPDCDDPGADLLRLMGGADLASRKWIWEQYDHMVGADTVAGPGGDAALVRVHGTAKALALTTDCTPRYCFADPYEGGKQAVAEAYRNISATGATPLAITNCLNFANPQRPEIMAQLTGCISGMGQACRVLDFPVVSGNVSLYNESKATGGGSAILPTPAIGGVGLLENYERRASIAFKAPGEAIYLFGAEFWATPNHARGHLGQSLWLRELHGREDGPAPHVDLTLEKNQGEFIRELIAAGLVSAVHDVADGGLAVALAEMALAGDMGADVQQHPSYTAAGWWFGEDQGRYVVTVPDMDAFQRQIAKGTRNADTASAGLVRIGTTGGTNLLGIELSALRSAHEAFFRDWMED
- a CDS encoding YadA-like family protein — its product is MAQSGAQSGDRLVSACAGVSLPASAVTNIVAPVITGVANPLEASVNSLLNVVGALPLVGPLLGLRPNLNVTGLLTSAAAGQPVTLQVLGSDGTIVGPSDQCVATSDSITLDEAAGIAIGGNRISGLGATGMTPSRAHHLDAIALGNNAQATNGAIASIALGANAQATAANSIALGAGSQALRGATGSYAALGLAGPQLSIGEVSVGAAGALRQITNVAAGSAASDAATVGQVAGVRDQVVALDAVAVRYAGAERDLIALYGTGGTRITNLASGSVAAGSSDAVNGSQLFATDQAIAANAAAVDGLDTRMTATSLALSDLDVRVVAQAHDIDALDAQVADNTDAIAGGNAALATLDAVALRYDGVARNTATLAGAQGTQITNLAAGALAAGSTDAVNGGQLFATNNAVDELTLRVSNGGVGPVRYADPGSPIVPNGGARTQHLALVGAGSGPVALHNLAAAEIADNSTGAVTGAQLFVTNAGLAANSASITLLDGRVSAHQAALATLDPRVAGNTAALTIHADRITSIGDALVALSNVAVQYDAGSHDRLILAGATGTVIANIRPGAVLGGSTEAVNGGQMFNLAGQVAGLFSPLSTFDPTSGSFAGGLLYNGRSFDDVQAVVNAIETSMSNLTVGGVAKDNPYFNTNSVGADSQALASDSTAIGPHAIAAAEGALAVGRGAEAWSHGSVAIGDGSVAESGKAVVIGYLNRAAGDGAVAIGDPNIAMGDGAVAMGRDNEATGTGALALGDTNIVAGDGSVGIGQRNRASGIGTIAIGSFNTVGGQNAIAIGDRHTVSGLHALALGYNNNAYGDEAMAIGSNVWTDGVYAMAVGNEARAIGLNTLAVGNGSSADGEKATALGTAAEAAAFATAVGERASAGIAAVALGAAAQANSFGAVALGIGSQVLVDGSVALGASALAARGAQVGYTAFGLAGAQTSAGEIAVARTLDDPGNPGSFPLGERQITGVAAGSVATDAVNLAQLRGATANLGTAMAMSLGGGASHNSTTGELTGPSYSLNGATFTDVGQALSALSAQVGSATSTGITYDGALRERATLAGAAGTVVSNLAAGSVTAGSTDAVNGSQLAATNAQVAANTVAIAALAAGAGNANAGPVRYADAATPTVSNGGVPSSDVTLVGASAGTPVGLHNVAAGSVAAGSTDAVNGGQLAAVAATAGNSLQYDRTEAGDRSDTVTLAGGTAGAPVTLANVADGAVDAGSTQAVNGRQLAATNVAVAAAAASAQSAAGAVRNAVQYDSAANVVTFTHPGDFPPSAPVTLRNVAAGVELTDAVNVGQLGNAMNLSVATSAAYTDMRLQEFAFDLDDLRRDAEAGTAAAMAMAQIPSIEGELTIGGGAGLWQGESAMALGLSHRTERRRINMAATYTSRGQAGAAVGVGFALR
- a CDS encoding PAS domain-containing protein, whose translation is MSSAEFVRHFGGWQDRVSRSPIVVTHHGRERLVVLSPEHFAQLAFDDASPERTPSGFVAPAERGAMEIVADNLEECFLAFDHDLRVVHVNAMACSYLRMGRHQLEGRALEETVPQSSGSLACISVARALETGQPAQLEVESLLYRGRWLRVKTFPFPTGSACLFRDVTDEVERRDAIDVQQATRQALLAHGLVGRCVLSARATFREVDAAFAALVGLEPAGLLRAPFRDIFPMDCRAVVRENVEAVLEEGEPCTFETRMLHRGHAGPEVRLSLAPLAGIGDRGVVVIATRR